From one Lotus japonicus ecotype B-129 chromosome 3, LjGifu_v1.2 genomic stretch:
- the LOC130749860 gene encoding dof zinc finger protein DOF5.1-like, with protein sequence MVFTSIPAAYLDASNWQQQQPNHQPGNNNSTSQHLLPPPPPPPLPPHGAGAIRPGSMSDRARMANVPMPDTALKCPRCESTNTKFCYFNNYSLSQPRHFCKTCRRYWTRGGALRNVPVGGGCRRNKRSKGGSSSNSAGKSPASSDCQTGSGCSTNSVSSNSGPSAADILGLGPQIPPMRFMAPLHHHQFSEFGAGGGGDMGLNYGLSYNPISGGPIGGVGELSFQIGGANLGGGGGGSGGGGGCGSILSGLDQWRSVPQTQQFPFLAGLEGSPVGLYHHPFEGGSVHHHEVIGYGSGGGHSLSNLRPKISTSGLMTQLASVKMEDSRELNLPSQFLGTNNSASEQYWSTTTAGTNSAAWTDISGFSSSSTTSNQM encoded by the exons ATGGTTTTTACTTCCATACCAGCAGCTTATCTTGATGCATCCAACTGGCAGCAACAG CAACCAAATCATCAACCAGGAAACAACAATTCCACCTCTCAGCACCTGCTCCCTCCTCCGCCTCCCCCTCCACTGCCACCCCATGGAGCCGGCGCCATCAGGCCGGGATCGATGTCAGACAGAGCCAGGATGGCCAACGTGCCTATGCCGGACACCGCGCTGAAGTGTCCGCGCTGCGAGTCCACCAACACAAAATTCTGCTATTTCAACAACTATAGCCTCTCTCAGCCCCGTCACTTCTGCAAGACTTGCAGAAGGTACTGGACTAGAGGCGGTGCCTTGAGGAATGTCCCGGTCGGCGGGGGCTGCCGGAGGAACAAGAGAAGCAAAGGAggcagcagcagcaacagcgCCGGCAAGTCCCCGGCCAGCTCGGACTGCCAGACCGGGAGTGGTTGTTCCACCAATTCAGTTTCCTCCAACAGTGGCCCTTCTGCTGCTGATATCTTAGGCCTTGGACCTCAGATTCCACCAATGAGGTTCATGGCTCCATTGCATCATCATCAGTTCTCAGAGTTTGgagctggtggtggtggtgatatgGGGTTAAACTATGGTCTCAGTTACAACCCCATTTCAGGTGGTCCAATAGGAGGAGTAGGGGAGTTGAGTTTCCAGATAGGAGGTGCTAAtttaggtggtggtggtggcggcagtggtggtggtggcggttgtGGTTCAATCTTATCTGGTTTGGACCAATGGCGTAGTGTGCCACAAACTCAGCAGTTTCCCTTCTTGGCTGGTCTGGAAGGTTCACCGGTTGGTTTGTACCACCACCCTTTTGAAGGCGGCAGTGTTCATCATCATGAGGTAATTGGATATGGCTCCGGTGGTGGTCATAGTCTGAGTAATTTAAGGCCAAAGATTTCAACTTCTGGGTTGATGACTCAGCTTGCTTCAGTGAAAATGGAAGATAGTAGGGAACTTAATTTGCCAAGCCAGTTCTTAGGGACCAATAATTCTGCAAGTGAACAATATTGGAGTACTACTACTGCTGGTACTAATTCTGCAGCTTGGACTGATATTTCTGGTTTTAGCTCTTCTTCTACAACTAGCAACCAAATGTAG